In Eisenibacter elegans DSM 3317, the genomic window CAAGGCACACAAAGTAGCTACTCCGACATTGATGACGGTAGCAGTGCGCAAGCCTGCAAAAATAGTGGGCAAGGCCAAGGGTAATGTTACTTTCCAAAGCAACTGCCGTTGGGTCATTCCTATGGCTAAGGCGGCCTCGCGTATGTGTGGATCCACTTCCCGAAGCCCGGTATATGCATTGCGCGCAATAGGCAACAGGCTATATAAGAACAGGGCTGTAATGGCCGGTATCGCCCCTATGCCCAATAATGGCAACATAAAGCCCAAGAGCGCCAAGCTGGGCACAGTCTGAATAACACCCAATACTCCCAAAACAAAGGCCGCAGCCTTAGGCCGACGGCTGAGCCAAATACCAATGATCAAACCTAGGGCGATGGCCAACACAAGCGATGCACCGGTAAGGTATAGATGTTGTAAGGTTTGGCGTAAAATTTCGTTGCGTTGAGTATAAAAAAAGAGCAAAAAATCTTGCATAGCAGGTTTGGGTTTATGTAGTGGGCAGCCCCCCCAGCGCTTCGGCAAGCGCTCCTAGACGCGTATACGTAGGCGACTGTAGTGCAGGAGAGTACCAAGACAAGTGGGTGGCCTTGGCCAAAAGCGCCTCTTCGAGGATTTGGGCAAGGCTCTGTTGAGGGTTCTTAATCGGCAATGCCTTGTGTTGTTGGGGCATAAACGCATCCTCGGGCAGGACATCGGCTATTTCCCCCCACTGCAATAGGTGTGTCAGCAATGTAAACCGCTGCTCGGCAAAAAACTGCCGGACAAAGTCGTTGGCAGGGCTTTGGAGTAGTGTTGCAGGGCTGCCCTGCTGCTGGATACGCCCTTCGTGCATCAGGCAAAGCCTGTCGGCCAAGAGCACGGCCTCGGTCATATCGTGGGTTACGAAGACGATGGTCTTGCCTTTGAGCGCGTCGAGCTGTGTAAATTGCCGGCGCAGCTCTAGGCGCGTGATGGGGTCAAGCGCGCCAAACGGCTCGTCCATCAGCAGCAAGTCTGGGTCAGCGGCTAAGGCGCGGACAATCCCCACACGTTGCTGTTGGCCACCACTAAGCTGGTGTGGGTAGCGTGTGAGCAAGTCAGCGTCCATCTGTACCATAGTCATCAGCTCCTCCAAACGGTCTTTGATACGGCTTTCGGGCCAGCGCAACAAACGCGGCACTACGGCGATATTGTCAGCAATGGTATAGTGAGGGAACAAGCCGGTGTGTTGCATCACATAGCCAATCCGCCGGCGCAAGTCCGTAACTGGCCAAGTATCAGTAGGCTTGCCTTCGAGCCTGACTACCCCCGTGTCGGGGTTGATGAGGCGGTTAATCATCTTGAGTGTGGTAGTTTTGCCACTGCCACTAGTCCCCAAAAGCACCAAGGTCTGCCCTTGAGATACCGCTGTAGATACCTCTGCCACCACCGCCTTGCCCTCATAATATTTCCCTAAACCCTCTAATTGCAGCATAAAATCATCTTTGGTAGGGTCAAAGATGGGAACTTGGTATTTTAATTGCAACTATCTGCTCAAAAAGCCGCCCCAACAAACCTAATAGGCACTCTAAGCACAACAAAAAGCCAAGCCAAGTGCTTGATACCTCTCATTGATGTAGGAATCTTGAGGTAAATGTTTTTTTTTGTTCAATTTTCACTTAGATTTGACTACCCAAAAACACCATAACCTTATGGCACAAAACAAACAAAAGCAACGAAGAGCCATCCGCGCTTGGATTAATTTGTTTTTTACAATCAATATTTTTCTGGTAGTCTTCAACTACGGTTGGACGCTTTTGTCCAATACAGCAGCAGAGCGCGATGCAGTTTATGTGAATATTTCTAAGGCCAATGAGTATTTTCTTGATAAGCTAGGCCTGATTATCTCCTCCATTGCCGCCGGTGATGATGAGCTGCGCGAAGTACTCAAAAAAAATGTGCGTGTATACGAAACGAATCTCAATGCGCTACTCAATGGTGGCCAGATAAGCCTAGAACAAGATGTGATTCAAATCAGTGCGTCGAGAGGCACTAGCGCCGAGAAACTACGCGAAATAGATCGCCAATGGCTGGCACTAAAGCCCCAACTATTGACGATTGTAGAAGAACCGGCTCAGGTCGACAGTATAGTGGCTATTGCGGGTATGGAGCGCCCCATTGTGCAAGAAGTACAAGCCCCCGACAGCCTCAGCGCTGCCGACAGCCTAGGCCTCGGCGAAGTGGCCACAACGAGCGCAGTAGCCGCCAACAGCCGCACCATCAGAGTGCCCAACCCCCGTGCACAGCGGGCTTATGTATATGCTCAGGGAAACCTTGAAGAGCTTTTGACCAAAAGCCGCGAACTGACCAAAATATACGCCGGGCAACTTCGGGACAGCCAGAGCAATATCCAAGTAGTGCAGTTTATCGCCGTATTGCTCAACCTTGGTTTGCTGGCCTTTGGCGCTTTCAATATCATTATCCGCTTTATCAATCCTTTGGGCAAACTTGCTCTCACTGCCCAAGATGTTGCCCAAGGAGACGTAAATGCCAAAGTAGACTACAACCGTAACAACGAAATCGGAACACTGGCAGACAGCTTGAACCTTGTGGTAGAGAGCTTTAAGAAGTATGCAGAATTTGCTAATAATATCGGTAAAGAAAAATTTGACACCGACTTCAAAGTCAATAGCGAAAAAGATACCCTAGGATATGCCCTACTCGGGATGCGTGATAGCTTGCGTACCGTAGCCGAAGAAGACTACAAACGCAACTGGGCCAACGAAGGGTTTACACTCTTTAGCAATATCTTGCGAAATACCAGCCTAGAGATGAAGGAGCTGAGCTACGAAATCATCTCTAACCTTGTGAAATACATCGATGCAAACCAAGGTGGCTTGTTTTTGTTGATTGATGACGAAGACAGCGGGCAATCTTTCTTGGAGCTTCAGGCAGCTTTTGCCTACAACAAGCGGAAGTATGAAGACCGTACTGTGCGGATGGGGCAGGGGCTGCTAGGGCAGGCTGTGTTGGAAAAGGAAATTACCTATCTCGACAAAATCCCCCAAGATTATATCCGCATAGGCTCCGGCCTCGGCGAATCACGCCCCAGTGTGTTGTTGATAGCTCCGCTGATTTTTAACGAAAAGGTGGTTGGCGCTATCGAAATCGCCTCTTTCCAAGCCTTCAAAGACTATGAGGTGAAGTTTATCACAGAGATTTGTGAGACTATCGCCTCCACTATCTCGTCCGTAAAAATCAACGAAAACACCAAACGCCTCCTAGAGGAGTCGGAGTTGAACGCCGAGAAGATGAAGGAACAAGAAGAGGAAATGAAGCAAAACCTCGAAATCTTGGCCGCCACACAAGACGAGATGCAGCGCAACCAAGAAACCCTCGAGCAATACAAACACAGCCTAGAAGCCGAAGTACAAAACCGCACACAAGAGCTGCAAGTAAAAGAAAAGGAACTATCCAATACCTTGGTTCAGTTGCGTGGGATTATGGAGAGTACGACGGCGGGCGTGGTCGCCCTCAACCCTGCCTACGAGGTCATCTCCTACAATACCCAAATGGCTGAGCTTGTAGAGAAATTCTACCAAAACACCATCCAAGAAGGCGCACTGTGGTCAGAGGTAATTCAGAACGACGGCGAAGACTTGCTCCAGACCCTGCCCCTCTGGAAAAGCGCCCTCCAAGGCGAATCAAGCATCATCGAAACCGCCATCAGAGACCCCAAAGATACGCAAATCTACTGGTATGAGATTGTCATCAACCCTATCCAGACAGAGAGCGGGGAGCTGATTGGTGCCTCGATGTTTATCCGTGATATCAGCAACCGTAAACAAGCACAACGTGCTGTAGAGCGTACTGCCCGTATCTTGGACAACTCCACCAACGAAGTATACCTGTTCCGCGCTGACGACTACCGCTTCGTCAATGTCAACGAACGAGGCCGACGGGCTTTGGGCTATACCCTCGAAGAGCTACAAGAAATGCCTTTTTATGTGCTCGAACTATCGTTTGATAAAGAAGGCTTTGAGCAATTTGTACAACCGCTTCGTGAAGGCGATACGACCAACCTCCTTTTTGAAACCGTTTACCAACGCAAGGATGGCTCTACCTATGATGTAGAGGTGAATATGCAGCTCTTCGCAGATGAAAACCCACCTATTTTTGCGGCCATCGCACAGGATATTTCTGAACGTAAGCTCAAAGAACAAGACTTGGAAGAGGCCATCACCCGCTTCAACCTCGTAACTGCCGCCGCTCGCGAAGGGCTTTGGGAGATTTATGTCGAAAACGCCGATGAGCCACTCAGCCAAGACAACCAGTTCTGGTGGTCGCGCCAATGCAAATCATTGCTGGGCTTTGAAGACCGTGAGCTGGGCAATACCATCGATAGCTGGAGTTCACTACTGCATCCCGAAGATAAAGAACGTATCGTAACTCAGTTGGCAGCCCACATCAGCGACCGCAGCGGGCAGACTCCCTACGAGGTTGAGTATCGCATGCTGACCAAAA contains:
- a CDS encoding ATP-binding cassette domain-containing protein — protein: MLQLEGLGKYYEGKAVVAEVSTAVSQGQTLVLLGTSGSGKTTTLKMINRLINPDTGVVRLEGKPTDTWPVTDLRRRIGYVMQHTGLFPHYTIADNIAVVPRLLRWPESRIKDRLEELMTMVQMDADLLTRYPHQLSGGQQQRVGIVRALAADPDLLLMDEPFGALDPITRLELRRQFTQLDALKGKTIVFVTHDMTEAVLLADRLCLMHEGRIQQQGSPATLLQSPANDFVRQFFAEQRFTLLTHLLQWGEIADVLPEDAFMPQQHKALPIKNPQQSLAQILEEALLAKATHLSWYSPALQSPTYTRLGALAEALGGLPTT
- a CDS encoding PAS domain S-box protein, which encodes MAQNKQKQRRAIRAWINLFFTINIFLVVFNYGWTLLSNTAAERDAVYVNISKANEYFLDKLGLIISSIAAGDDELREVLKKNVRVYETNLNALLNGGQISLEQDVIQISASRGTSAEKLREIDRQWLALKPQLLTIVEEPAQVDSIVAIAGMERPIVQEVQAPDSLSAADSLGLGEVATTSAVAANSRTIRVPNPRAQRAYVYAQGNLEELLTKSRELTKIYAGQLRDSQSNIQVVQFIAVLLNLGLLAFGAFNIIIRFINPLGKLALTAQDVAQGDVNAKVDYNRNNEIGTLADSLNLVVESFKKYAEFANNIGKEKFDTDFKVNSEKDTLGYALLGMRDSLRTVAEEDYKRNWANEGFTLFSNILRNTSLEMKELSYEIISNLVKYIDANQGGLFLLIDDEDSGQSFLELQAAFAYNKRKYEDRTVRMGQGLLGQAVLEKEITYLDKIPQDYIRIGSGLGESRPSVLLIAPLIFNEKVVGAIEIASFQAFKDYEVKFITEICETIASTISSVKINENTKRLLEESELNAEKMKEQEEEMKQNLEILAATQDEMQRNQETLEQYKHSLEAEVQNRTQELQVKEKELSNTLVQLRGIMESTTAGVVALNPAYEVISYNTQMAELVEKFYQNTIQEGALWSEVIQNDGEDLLQTLPLWKSALQGESSIIETAIRDPKDTQIYWYEIVINPIQTESGELIGASMFIRDISNRKQAQRAVERTARILDNSTNEVYLFRADDYRFVNVNERGRRALGYTLEELQEMPFYVLELSFDKEGFEQFVQPLREGDTTNLLFETVYQRKDGSTYDVEVNMQLFADENPPIFAAIAQDISERKLKEQDLEEAITRFNLVTAAAREGLWEIYVENADEPLSQDNQFWWSRQCKSLLGFEDRELGNTIDSWSSLLHPEDKERIVTQLAAHISDRSGQTPYEVEYRMLTKSGEYLWFSSSAATLRDADGKAMRMAGAIRDISRRKKAEQNLLEQMAQNETILNAAFDCIVAIDMRGRIFSINKALEDVFGYEESELIGKNVKILMPDEQAAGHDRHMKTYHETGVKKIIGKVRREHARKKDGTIFPIEISISEGNVGNRRFYIGILRDISDLEAQTRELLWQAQRMEALSEVAREGFVFHQGGNVRDINLTFSELSGYGREELLDTPLLSLFEEADHRAIQQLLIEDTATPVRLPMICQDKTKKMVELSNRSVVFEGAVKEYILSVYWRQG